Part of the Limihaloglobus sulfuriphilus genome is shown below.
CTTGTGCCGAGCAGGCTTTATCAGGGCAGTTTTTATGCCCTGCCGCAGTCTCCTCAGCTTTTCAAACAGATTCTGATGGTTTCGGGCATGGACCGTTACTTCCAGATTGTACGCTGTTTCCGTGATGAAGACCCCAGGGCAGACCGCCAGGCGGAGTTCACGCAGATTGACATTGAAATGAGCTTTGTTGATTCTGATATTGTCATAACCACCATGGAGGAGATGATAGCCGGAATATGGAAAGAGATCGCCGGCTACGATGTTCAGCTTCCTATACGGCGAATGAGCTACAGGGAATGTATGGACAGCTACGGTATTGACCGGCCGGATCTGAGGTTTGATATGAAGCTGCATGATATATCGGATATTGCCGGCGAGTGCGAGTTTAAGGTGTTTAACTCCGTGGTTGCCAACGGCAATGTCGTCAAGGGGCTTTGCGCTCCAGGTGCCGGCAGCTATTCGCGAAGTGACATCGAGAAGGGCCTGACAGGTTTTGTCGGCGATTACGGCGCCAGGGGACTGGCATGGTTCAAGGTTTCCGCCGCGGAAGGCGGAGATGCTCTGGAACTTAAGTCTAACATAGCTAAATTCTTTACCGCTGATCAGCAGCAGGAAATTATACGCCGTTTTGATGCCAAGGACGGTGATCTGCTTCTCTTTATCGCTGATTCTGAGAATGTCGCGAACAAGGCTCTTGCCCCGCTTCGGGTGAAACTCGGCAGGGACCTTAAGCTCTACGACGAAAAGTCACTGGCGTTTGTATGGGTTGTTGATTTTCCGCTTTTTGAGTGGAATGAGGAAAGCGGCCGCTTTGATTCGCTTCACCACCCATTTACTGCCCCGGTTGAAGAAGACCTTTCTAAATTAGATACAGACCCGGGCAATATCATCAGCCAGGCGTATGATCTGGTTGTCAACGGTTCAGAAGTCGGCGGCGGCAGTGTTCGTATTCACAATATGCAAACCCAGCAGAAGGTCTTCGATATTCTCAACATTTCCCGCGATCAGGCCGAGGATAGATTTGGATTTTTCCTCAAGGCGCTTGAATACGGCGCACCTCCGCACGGCGGAATCGCCTTCGGCCTTGACAGGCTCACAATGATATTGACAGAGACAGATAATATCCGCGACGTTATAGCATTCCCGAAAACACAGCGGGGTCAGTGCCTTCTCACGGACGCTCCCAGCAGCGTTGATCAAAAACAGCTTGATGAGCTCAATATAAGAACACAGAAACATCTTCATGCCATTGAGGAGGAAGCATAAAAGGAAAAAATAAAACCGCAGAAAATAAACGAGTTCGCACGGATGAGCTCAAAGGCCGAAAT
Proteins encoded:
- the aspS gene encoding aspartate--tRNA ligase gives rise to the protein MLKRTHKCGEFRAENIGQEVVVCGWVNSYRDHGNLVFVDLRDISGLVQVVFNPDENPDIHETARHLRSEWVIAVKGKVRARGEGLENPRLATGQIEIITGELEVMARAKTPPFEIDGADQVGEDTRLKYRYVDLRRPVMQQKMIVRHKIAKLVRDYLDSRDFLEIETPMLGKSTPEGARDYLVPSRLYQGSFYALPQSPQLFKQILMVSGMDRYFQIVRCFRDEDPRADRQAEFTQIDIEMSFVDSDIVITTMEEMIAGIWKEIAGYDVQLPIRRMSYRECMDSYGIDRPDLRFDMKLHDISDIAGECEFKVFNSVVANGNVVKGLCAPGAGSYSRSDIEKGLTGFVGDYGARGLAWFKVSAAEGGDALELKSNIAKFFTADQQQEIIRRFDAKDGDLLLFIADSENVANKALAPLRVKLGRDLKLYDEKSLAFVWVVDFPLFEWNEESGRFDSLHHPFTAPVEEDLSKLDTDPGNIISQAYDLVVNGSEVGGGSVRIHNMQTQQKVFDILNISRDQAEDRFGFFLKALEYGAPPHGGIAFGLDRLTMILTETDNIRDVIAFPKTQRGQCLLTDAPSSVDQKQLDELNIRTQKHLHAIEEEA